From Anaeromicrobium sediminis, a single genomic window includes:
- a CDS encoding response regulator transcription factor: MVYRTNEFKRDDMMDRILVVDDDRNIVRMISEFMKINNIKVIEGFSGKDALALMDDEIQTIILDINMDDINGLEVCREIRKKYNVPIIFLSAKTSQYDKVLGLGIGADDYVTKPFDPLELVARVKAQIRRYNSFKESGNSKVEKTIEVGTLKVLVSSHRIYVDGNEVNLSNTEYNLLIFFLNNLDTVLSRKQILKNVWDSDIYTENTVNTYVMRLRQKLEAKSKDFKNLMTIRGVGYIFNSKET; the protein is encoded by the coding sequence ATGGTATATAGGACAAATGAATTTAAAAGGGATGATATGATGGATAGAATATTAGTTGTAGATGATGATAGAAATATTGTAAGAATGATTTCAGAATTTATGAAAATAAATAATATAAAGGTTATTGAAGGTTTTTCTGGAAAGGATGCCCTAGCCCTTATGGATGATGAGATACAGACAATTATTTTAGATATAAATATGGATGACATAAATGGTCTGGAAGTGTGTAGGGAGATTAGAAAAAAATATAATGTTCCCATAATATTTTTAAGTGCAAAAACATCCCAATATGATAAAGTATTAGGCCTTGGTATTGGAGCCGATGACTATGTAACCAAACCCTTTGATCCTTTAGAATTAGTAGCAAGAGTGAAAGCCCAAATAAGAAGATATAATTCCTTTAAGGAAAGTGGTAATTCTAAAGTAGAAAAGACTATAGAAGTAGGAACTCTTAAAGTATTAGTTTCTTCCCACCGAATATACGTAGATGGGAATGAAGTTAATCTTTCTAATACAGAATATAATTTACTAATATTCTTTTTAAATAATTTAGACACGGTTTTATCTAGGAAACAAATATTAAAAAATGTATGGGATAGTGATATATATACGGAAAATACGGTAAATACTTACGTCATGAGATTAAGACAAAAATTAGAAGCTAAATCGAAGGATTTTAAGAATTTAATGACCATTAGAGGAGTAGGATATATATTTAATTCAAAAGAAACTTAA
- a CDS encoding HD-GYP domain-containing protein produces MSNNIRVVRPHRLIPGMTLALDLEYNDTVLLKKDVVLTRKYIEKILKIDETLSVFIKGDFKEDKNIQNFIDESSKNLKNKVHVLENMSNNVKTIFNDFEFHSPQSMTHLKNVQNEIAKEFTDFRNTLVNIIGRDPNNEYLYSHSINVAILSYMLGKWLELEDDELNNLLYAALLHDIGKIKIDHTVLNKINKLTQKEYEYIQKHALIGYEVLKDIPHLDRSVSMGVLMHHERMDGSGYPLKITGNQIHKFGRIIAITDAFSAMNTERSYKKKYSPLKALAIMHKESLHKYDYTYWNTFLNNMINYYTGERVLLNTKEEGKIIQVNKKHLSKPLIVLDDSQVIDLSKDKDRFVVDIIDSE; encoded by the coding sequence ATGTCTAATAACATAAGAGTCGTTAGACCTCACCGCCTAATACCCGGTATGACATTAGCTCTTGATTTAGAATATAATGATACGGTCTTACTAAAAAAAGATGTGGTCCTTACTAGGAAATACATAGAAAAAATCCTAAAAATTGATGAGACCTTATCTGTTTTTATTAAAGGAGATTTTAAAGAAGATAAGAATATTCAAAATTTTATAGATGAATCTAGTAAAAATTTAAAAAATAAAGTACACGTATTAGAGAATATGTCTAATAACGTAAAAACTATTTTTAATGATTTTGAATTTCATAGTCCCCAAAGTATGACCCATTTAAAAAATGTTCAAAATGAAATAGCTAAAGAATTTACTGATTTTAGAAATACCTTAGTGAACATTATAGGAAGAGACCCTAATAATGAATATTTATATTCTCACTCTATTAATGTGGCTATTTTAAGTTATATGTTAGGAAAGTGGTTAGAGTTAGAAGATGATGAATTAAATAACCTATTATATGCTGCCTTACTTCATGACATTGGCAAAATTAAAATAGATCATACTGTTTTAAATAAAATTAATAAGCTTACTCAAAAAGAATATGAGTACATACAAAAACATGCCTTAATAGGATATGAAGTATTAAAGGATATACCCCATTTAGATAGATCTGTTTCCATGGGTGTTTTAATGCATCATGAAAGAATGGACGGCTCTGGTTATCCTCTTAAAATAACGGGAAATCAGATTCATAAGTTCGGTAGAATTATAGCCATAACGGATGCATTTAGTGCCATGAATACGGAACGTTCTTATAAAAAGAAATATTCTCCACTAAAGGCATTAGCTATAATGCATAAGGAGTCTTTACATAAATATGATTATACCTATTGGAATACCTTCTTAAATAATATGATAAATTATTATACAGGAGAAAGGGTGTTACTTAATACTAAAGAGGAAGGTAAAATTATTCAAGTGAATAAAAAACATCTATCTAAACCTCTTATAGTTTTAGATGATTCTCAAGTTATAGATTTAAGTAAAGATAAGGATAGATTTGTTGTAGACATAATAGATAGTGAATAA
- a CDS encoding TetR/AcrR family transcriptional regulator: protein MSGKKEEIILIGAELIHEYGYHNVGIKKILDVAQIPKGSFYHYFKSKEDLALCIIDFHINRTKAMFSSVDESKDGLKEFFNMFFNMLRSMDYKKGCPVGNLILELADEKETFRIRLLEWLRFLENGIGHVLKKENIESPESKAAFIVATFEGIIMNTKLEKSDKYFKVFHDHIFNDLLK, encoded by the coding sequence ATGAGTGGAAAAAAAGAAGAAATTATCTTAATAGGGGCAGAGTTGATCCATGAATATGGATATCATAATGTGGGAATAAAAAAAATACTAGATGTAGCTCAAATTCCTAAGGGATCCTTTTATCATTACTTTAAAAGTAAAGAAGATTTAGCTTTATGTATAATAGATTTCCATATTAATAGAACAAAAGCAATGTTTTCTAGTGTAGATGAAAGTAAAGATGGACTAAAGGAATTCTTCAATATGTTTTTCAATATGTTAAGAAGTATGGATTATAAAAAGGGATGTCCTGTAGGTAATTTAATACTTGAACTAGCAGATGAGAAGGAAACTTTTAGAATTAGATTGTTAGAATGGTTAAGATTTTTAGAAAATGGAATAGGACATGTACTAAAAAAAGAGAACATAGAGTCTCCAGAGAGTAAGGCGGCTTTCATAGTAGCTACCTTTGAAGGTATTATAATGAATACAAAATTAGAAAAGAGTGATAAATACTTTAAAGTATTTCATGACCATATATTTAATGATTTATTAAAATAA
- a CDS encoding pyridoxamine 5'-phosphate oxidase family protein, giving the protein MNSKEKIVEVMKKHNLMSIATVDENQMPKVRSVDYAMGEDESTLYFITHKFTDKVGEIKANPNVYISIDEDGKSMEELSKMMYLKASGKAYIAETEEEMGKIFGAIMTKFPHLKDLPGEPTDFLGIKVELDTVKLTDNNVSFGHTEEVSYR; this is encoded by the coding sequence ATGAACTCAAAAGAAAAAATAGTAGAAGTGATGAAGAAACATAATTTAATGAGTATTGCAACTGTAGATGAAAATCAAATGCCAAAGGTTCGTTCTGTAGACTATGCTATGGGAGAGGATGAATCTACACTATATTTTATAACTCATAAGTTTACAGACAAGGTTGGGGAAATTAAAGCTAATCCTAATGTATATATTTCTATTGATGAAGATGGAAAGTCTATGGAAGAATTAAGTAAAATGATGTACTTAAAAGCAAGTGGAAAGGCATACATAGCTGAAACAGAAGAAGAAATGGGAAAAATATTTGGTGCGATCATGACTAAGTTCCCACACCTTAAAGACTTACCAGGTGAGCCAACAGATTTCTTAGGAATTAAGGTAGAGTTAGATACAGTTAAATTAACTGATAACAATGTAAGCTTTGGACATACGGAAGAAGTTAGCTATAGATAA
- a CDS encoding sensor histidine kinase — MAKKNFFTIHSLATKFFLNYILLFVILITILFSTVIGSIYLVFKQYSIPLITSEEVYDNVEKYGIEKGFSESKLPDSAYIELLSENLVVKEQYNSIHKVGYQYSYEDFRELETSGQASKDIFYPADKNIILLTVNPNYDDINSKFIVSTFKKSFFFLILSYLLVFLIFAKVTSTSIIKPIKKLVKGVDEISKGNYRVNIDFKSKNELQLLKNSINNMAHKINQEISLREKSEANRKRLILDISHDLKTPLTNIIGYADTLYEQKDCNKKYLEIIVSNSKKANNLIQDLFELSHMESGNYSIDLEERDICEFIRRVLIDFIPEFEENNIEYDFHIPDNRILLQFNPNKLERAINNLINNSIKYAYEHNSITLKLLDFKDNISIIIEDTGPGIDESIAQDIFEPFVRKDRSRSSQTGGTGLGLSITRAIIELHGGTITLDTTYDKGCRFAIDLPKKGILRMLR; from the coding sequence ATGGCTAAAAAGAATTTCTTCACAATCCATTCCCTTGCCACTAAATTCTTCTTAAATTATATATTATTATTTGTTATCCTCATTACCATATTATTCTCCACTGTGATCGGAAGTATATACTTAGTATTCAAGCAATACAGTATTCCTCTTATAACATCAGAGGAAGTATATGATAACGTTGAAAAGTACGGAATAGAAAAGGGCTTTTCAGAATCTAAACTACCTGATAGTGCTTATATAGAATTATTAAGTGAAAACTTAGTAGTAAAAGAACAGTATAATAGTATTCATAAGGTGGGATACCAATATTCCTATGAAGATTTCAGAGAGTTGGAGACTAGTGGTCAAGCTAGTAAGGATATATTTTACCCAGCTGATAAAAATATCATATTATTGACCGTTAATCCTAACTACGATGATATTAATTCTAAGTTTATAGTGAGTACATTTAAAAAATCGTTTTTTTTCTTAATTTTGAGCTATTTACTTGTATTTTTAATTTTTGCTAAAGTAACTTCCACTAGTATTATAAAACCTATAAAAAAGCTAGTTAAAGGTGTAGATGAGATTAGTAAAGGAAATTATAGGGTAAATATAGATTTCAAATCTAAAAATGAACTTCAGCTTTTAAAGAACTCCATTAATAATATGGCCCATAAAATAAACCAAGAGATTAGTTTAAGAGAAAAGTCTGAAGCCAATAGAAAAAGACTTATTCTAGATATTTCTCACGATTTAAAAACACCCCTTACTAATATTATCGGCTATGCAGATACCCTATATGAACAAAAGGATTGTAATAAAAAATATCTAGAGATTATAGTGTCTAATAGCAAAAAAGCTAATAATTTAATTCAGGATTTATTCGAGTTATCCCATATGGAAAGTGGTAACTATTCTATTGATCTGGAAGAAAGAGATATTTGTGAATTTATAAGACGAGTTTTAATAGACTTCATTCCTGAATTTGAAGAAAATAATATAGAATATGATTTTCACATACCTGATAATAGAATACTTTTACAGTTTAATCCTAATAAATTAGAACGAGCTATAAACAATTTAATAAACAATTCTATTAAATATGCTTATGAACATAATAGTATAACCTTAAAATTATTAGATTTTAAAGATAATATATCTATAATTATAGAAGACACTGGTCCTGGAATAGATGAATCTATTGCACAGGATATATTTGAACCCTTCGTAAGAAAGGATAGGTCTAGGAGTTCTCAAACTGGAGGTACAGGACTAGGTCTTTCCATAACAAGGGCCATTATAGAACTTCATGGTGGTACTATAACTTTAGACACTACCTATGATAAGGGATGCAGGTTTGCAATAGATCTGCCTAAAAAAGGCATACTCCGTATGCTTCGCTAA
- a CDS encoding response regulator transcription factor, which produces MPIRILIAEDEENIRNLVKLHLSKEGYEVIEASNGREALLKFKDNNIDLLILDIMMPEMDGYRVLEEVRASSQIPVIFLTAQGEERNKVLGLGLGADDYVVKPFSVVELISRVQAQLRRYLRYSSRVSARIIYNGDLTLDLDSYSIKKGDTVLDLNPKELKLLMLFMENLGKVFTKKQLYEEVWGDMYFGDDNTIMVHISHIRDKIEDNPKKPKYLRTIRGIGYRMVKSNG; this is translated from the coding sequence TTTAGTTAAGCTTCATTTATCAAAAGAAGGATATGAAGTCATAGAAGCATCCAATGGTCGTGAAGCATTACTTAAGTTCAAAGACAATAATATAGATTTATTAATATTAGATATTATGATGCCAGAAATGGACGGATATAGAGTATTAGAAGAAGTGAGGGCAAGTAGCCAAATTCCAGTTATATTCTTAACTGCCCAAGGTGAAGAACGAAATAAAGTACTAGGACTAGGTTTAGGGGCCGATGATTATGTGGTTAAACCCTTTAGTGTTGTTGAACTCATATCTAGAGTACAGGCCCAATTAAGACGATACCTAAGATATTCGTCTAGGGTGAGTGCTAGGATCATATATAATGGGGACTTGACCTTAGATTTAGATTCCTATTCTATAAAAAAGGGAGATACGGTTTTAGATCTAAACCCTAAAGAACTAAAACTTTTAATGCTTTTTATGGAAAACCTAGGGAAGGTTTTTACTAAGAAACAGCTCTATGAAGAAGTGTGGGGAGACATGTACTTTGGGGATGATAATACTATTATGGTTCATATAAGTCATATTCGTGATAAAATCGAAGACAACCCAAAGAAACCTAAGTATCTACGTACTATTAGGGGTATAGGATATAGAATGGTCAAGTCCAATGGCTAA